DNA sequence from the Caldisericia bacterium genome:
GCTGATATGGTTGAAGCAACAGAATTTCCACAGCTCGCTTATAAATACAATGTCCGTGGTGTNNNNNNNNNNGCAATAAATCACCACAATCATAATAATAATTAAGGTGGTAAAATGAAGAGAACAATTCTCTTATTTGCTATTTTAATATTTTCATTAAATACATTTGGCAGTAACATGCCATACTTTGAATTAAAGGATCTGAATGGAAAAGTAGTAAAGTCCTCAGAGTTTCAGGGTAAAGTAATATTGATAAACTTTTGGGCTACGTGGTGCCCACCATGCAAACGTGAGATTCCGGATTTTATAGAAC
Encoded proteins:
- a CDS encoding TlpA family protein disulfide reductase; amino-acid sequence: MKRTILLFAILIFSLNTFGSNMPYFELKDLNGKVVKSSEFQGKVILINFWATWCPPCKREIPDFIE